A single genomic interval of Drosophila virilis strain 15010-1051.87 chromosome 2, Dvir_AGI_RSII-ME, whole genome shotgun sequence harbors:
- the ss gene encoding circadian locomoter output cycles protein kaput isoform X3: MHKDKEENGVLPHIHAHDGYRTRELGAFEHGLLDGDMFLQALNGFLMILTCEGEVFFATHSIESYLGFHQSDIVHQSVYELVHSEDREELQRQLLWNSFLPADMSSMQLSETLAPDKALYLERSFTVRFRCLLDNTSGFLRLDIRGRIKILHGQNRKTEEPPLALFAYCTPFGPPSLLEIPHKENMFKSKHKLDFSLVSMDQRGKHILGYADAELVNMGGYDLVHYDDLAYVASAHQELLKTGASGMIAYRYQKKDGEWQWLQTSSRLVYKNSKPDFVICTHRQLMDEEGHDLLGKRTMDFKVSYLDTGLASTYFSEADQLVVPPTSASVSPTAHALPPPVTPTRPNRRYKTQLRDFLSTCRSKRKLQQQQQQQQQQLQAQQSSPLAQVGSPAPAVVEYLPDPAAAVAAAYSNLNPMYTTSPYATAADNLYMGSSMPANAFYPVSENLFHQYRLQGAVGVGGYYTDYPHTGGPASAYVANGFLSYDGYAIASKAQDDKWQETGKYYSGYSSGYGSPTSTPQQIPLKTPKSSPQVMEVISCSSDGPSPVAVAGAGVGAGVGATPNGSNVTPKVELAAATAAAAGQDPYERQTVLMWGTTQSSGVPLNSRITARAGGSPQRTTPLTNGLSYAHNNNNNEHEPAAAAKWNGNKELTGKSTSAGTPESYQLQHDDSGLYSASSHTTSPQQQQQQQQQQPHSSRGLGSNVSSSSNSITHPVSGTEHPTLQASHAHPHAQQQQQPHPQPPSCAGSLQQPQQQQQQQQPHSIHAHPHTQQQQQHQQQQHHHQHQPQPHPHPHHQHHHEANAAAAAHHLHPQASAGTANGSEILINTQLQQQQQQHLQQQQQQQLVGYTLHHHPLDSPPHCRTPPTLPAVSSLLSGATSTDSSPYQQLAIVSSAAATASAPPPPPLIICADESLQALNSSSNGSSEAHISSTSSSAARGARKSAKVQQQQHQQQQQQQQHQPNYQQHHAQHLLYPANITAHTALAYAPPPSGAYIDGSPLLSFSEVTNTLLNQ; this comes from the exons ctgcagcgccagctgctgTGGAACAGCTTTTTGCCCGCGGACATGTCCAGCATGCAGCTGTCGGAGACCTTGGCGCCCGATAAGGCACTCTATTTGGAGCGCAGCTTTACGGTGCGCTTCCGCTGCCTGTTGGACAACACATCCGGCTTCCTGCGCTTGGACATACGCGGCCGCATTAAAATTCTGCACGGCCAGAATCGCAAGACGGAAGAACCGCCTTTGGCGCTGTTCGCCTACTGCACGCCATTTGGACCGCCCAGTTTGCTGGAGATTCCGCACAAGGAGAACATGTTCAAGTCCAAGCACAAACTGGACTTTTCTCTAGTCTCCATGGATCAGCGGGGAAAACACATACTGGGCTATGCGGATGCCGAGCTGGTCAACATGGGTGGCTACGATCTCGTCCACTACGATGACTTGGCCTACGTGGCGAGCGCCCACCAGGAGC TGTTAAAGACGGGCGCTTCAGGCATGATCGCCTATCGCTATCAGAAGAAGGACGGCGAGTGGCAGTGGCTGCAGACCAGCTCCCGGCTGGTTTATAAGAATTCGAAGCCGGACTTTGTCATATGCACGCATCGCCAGCTAATGGATGAGGAGGGACATGATTTGCTAGGCAAGCGCACTATGGATTTTAAGGTCAGCTATTTGGACACCGGCCTGGCCTCCACATATTTCTCTGAAGCCGATCAGCTGGTGGTGCCGCCGACCAGCGCCAGTGTCTCGCCCACAGCGCacgcgctgccgccgccggtAACGCCCACGAGACCCAATCGGCGTTATAAAACGCAGTTGCGCGACTTTTTGTCCACGTGCCGCAGCAAGcgcaagctgcagcagcagcagcagcagcagcaacaacagttgcaggcACAGCAATCCTCGCCGCTGGCTCAGGTCGGGTCGCCGGCGCCGGCGGTCGTCGAATACCTGCCCGACCCGGCGGCTGCCGTGGCCGCCGCATACTCCAATCTGAATCCCATGTACACTACATCGCCGTATGCCACCGCTGCGGACAATCTGTACATGGGCAGCTCCATGCCGGCCAATGCTTTCTATCCGGTCAGCGAGAATCTCTTCCATCAGTACCGGCTGCAGGGCGCAGTTGGCGTCGGCGGCTACTATACAGATTACCCGCACACTGGTGGACCCGCCTCGGCGTATGTAGCCAATGGATTTCTTTCGTATGATGGCTATGCCATTGCCTCCAAGGCGCAAGACGACAAGTGGCAGGAGACGGGCAAATACTACAGTGGCTACAGCAGCGGCTACGGCAGTCCTACGTCTACGCCACAG CAGATACCCCTTAAGACGCCAAAATCCTCGCCACAGGTCATGGAGGTCATATCGTGCTCCTCCGATGGCCCCTCgcctgttgccgttgccggtGCCGGAGTCGGTGCCGGAGTCGGTGCCACGCCTAATGGCAGCAACGTTACGCCCAAAGTGGAACTGGCTGCGGCTACGGCAGCCGCCGCCGGCCAGGATCCCTATGAGCGTCAGACGGTGCTCATGTGGGGCACAACACAGTCAAGCGGTGTGCCTCTAAACAGTCGCATTACAGCCCGCGCTGGCGGCTCACCCCAACGCACCACGCCCCTCACCAATGGGCTGAGCTatgcgcacaacaacaacaacaatgagcaCGAGCCCGCCGCGGCAGCAAAGTGGAATGGTAACAAGGAGTTGACAGGGAAGTCAACCAGCGCCGGCACCCCCGAGAGCTATCAGCTGCAGCATGACGACTCTGGCCTCTACTCGGCCTCTTCGCACACTACTTcgccccagcaacaacaacagcagcagcaacaacagccacattCCTCTCGTGGCCTCGGTTCTAATGTTAGCAGCTCCAGCAATTCCATAACGCACCCAGTCAGCGGCACTGAGCACCCAACGCTGCAGGCCAGCCATGCTCATCCGcatgcgcagcagcagcagcagccacacccACAGCCGCCCAGCTGCGCTGGGAGCCTTCAGcaaccacagcagcaacaacaacaacagcagccgcacaGCATTCACGCTCATCCACacacgcagcagcaacagcaacatcagcagcagcagcaccatcaCCAGCATCAGCCACAACCACATCCCCATCCACATCATCAGCACCACCATGAGGCCaatgcagccgctgcagcgcATCATTTGCATCCGCAGGCGTCGGCCGGCACCGCCAATGGCAGCGAG ATCCTAATCAACAcccaactgcagcagcagcaacaacaacatctgcagcagcaacagcaacaacagctcgtTGGCTACACGCTGCACCACCATCCGCTGGACTCACCGCCCCATTGCCGCACACCGCCCACGCTGCCCGCTGTGAGCAGCCTGCTGAGTGGAGCTACTTCAACAGATTCCTCGCCCTATCAGCAGCTGGCAATTGTCTCctcagcagcggcaacagcatcagcgccgccgccgccgccgctcaTCATTTGCGCGGATGAATCGCTGCAGGcgctcaacagcagcagcaacggcagcagcgagGCGCACATCAGCTCCACCTCGAGCAGCGCGGCACGTGGCGCACGCAAATCAGCTAaggtgcaacagcagcaacatcagcagcaacagcaacagcagcaacatcagccaAATTACCAACAACATCACGCACAGCATCTGCTCTATCCGGCCAACATAACGGCGCACACGGCTCTCGCCTATGCCCCGCCGCCGTCTGGTGCCTATATCGATGGCAGTCCGCTGCTCTCCTTCTCGGAGGTGACCAACACGCTGCTGAATCAGTAG